The window tgtttattattttgtactgttcagttttaattatatttaggaGTAATTTTGATTGGGGTTATTGTTTAGTGATTTTATCCTTTACTCTTTATTGTTAAATTGTTTATGGCTTATGGCTTTATGCTATCGTGCTTGAAATTACAGATGGTGGATAATATACTGGATCCAGATTTTGAAATGCCTGAAGACATTGAAATacaagaaatggaacaagtTACTGCAAAAGAGTCAAAGAAGCGAAAAGTTCCACTAAGCTCGGATATATGAGATGTTTTCACAAAAGTCATGGTTGAGGGGGGAAATCCTGCTACAAAGGTTCAGAAAGGAAAATGCAACCGATGTGAGAAATTGATTGAAGCTGATCCTAAGTTAAATAGAACCATAACAATGTGGAAACACCATCAATCATGTTTAAAGAAGCATGCAGCTAAACAAGGGCAGACAATGCTCAACCAAGAAGTGCCAGGGTCATTGACAACTTGGAGATTCAACCAGGAAGCTTGTAGGATTGCACTATGCAAGATGATTATCCTCAATGAACTTCCTTTCAGGTTCGTTGAGTGAGATGGTTTCAAGCAGTTTATAAGAGCAGTTTTTCCGCAGTTCAAGATCCCAAGTAGATACACTATTCGTGCATACTGTGTGAAGATGTTTGTGGAGCAAAAGGAACATGTCAAGGTCTTTTTCAGCTCTACAGGAATAGGGAGAGTGTCAATTACTACAGATTGTTGGACGTCAATCAATAACACAAACTTCATTTGTGTTACGGCGCATTGCATCGGCAAAGACTGGAAATTGCACAAGAAGATTATCAACTTCTCCAAAGTCTGTAGTCATAAAGGGAGGGATCTTGCTAAAGCAATGATGGTTGTCTTGGAAGAATGGGGTTTACAAAGAGTTATGTGTTGCACCAAGGACAATGCAACTTCAAACGATGTAGCAATTAGGCACTTGAAGTCAAAGCTTCTTGATAAGAATATGATTCCAGCAGGTGGACAATATCTCCACCTGAGATGTGTTGTACACATCATTAACCTAGTCGTGTGTGAAGGATTGACTGATATAGGAATGTCTATCAGACGAGTGAGGGAAGCTGTAAGATGGATAAAAGGTTCCCCTGCCAAATTTGATTCATTTAAGGATACAACGACATTGCTTAAGACGAATACATCCAAGTTTCTATGTTTGGATGTGCCGACTAGATGGAACTCCACATACTTAATGCTAGAGGCGACAATACCATATGAGCAAGTGATGAAGGGATTTGAGT is drawn from Salvia hispanica cultivar TCC Black 2014 chromosome 6, UniMelb_Shisp_WGS_1.0, whole genome shotgun sequence and contains these coding sequences:
- the LOC125194834 gene encoding zinc finger BED domain-containing protein RICESLEEPER 2-like, which codes for MVEGGNPATKVQKGKCNRCEKLIEADPKLNRTITMWKHHQSCLKKHAAKQGQTMLNQEVPGSLTTWRFNQEACRIALCKMIILNELPFRYTIRAYCVKMFVEQKEHVKVFFSSTGIGRVSITTDCWTSINNTNFICVTAHCIGKDWKLHKKIINFSKVCSHKGRDLAKAMMVVLEEWGLQRVMCCTKDNATSNDVAIRHLKSKLLDKNMIPAGGQYLHLRCVVHIINLVVCEGLTDIGMSIRRVREAVRWIKGSPAKFDSFKDTTTLLKTNTSKFLCLDVPTRWNSTYLMLEATIPYEQRKKHNKQPLGLPKEEDWIEVKKMCGYLEKFYDLTVEVSGSKYVTAHNFFKEMCDLFTIIRRLESQEDDDIKNMAKKMKEKLGKYWLEETELNPDMNKIIYIAAILDPQQKMKHMLTCLKFVYGDYCASQLVEDINDSLHDLFELYHAEVTPVVDHTPAPPPTSSMANPLDNLRFLGQGLCSQLHITEEDDDDDDATRYSELKLYLSRNNTR